A single window of Watersipora subatra chromosome 9, tzWatSuba1.1, whole genome shotgun sequence DNA harbors:
- the LOC137405034 gene encoding uncharacterized protein yields MATIKDVFRATADSEPNLTEKFIIKDKHYFHDNYKRVKDGSPTTSKARRCKSKSNGALYGVKKYKNDGQKPANECLGDLMKSFALFSLFTQCQHENVLQYDKEKSYIVIPERTPHDDTIDLEEMGIDFPKSRLLSFIGTTVYLVFDMNLFPETLESILLKCVTVGYPLPESCVREVLEQVISALEHFQTNNINISLDGLDFRNFVCNGETNFFEFPHVCLAHFQLAIGDSEDDTTSKALFLGTLLTKLEFFAKNGTFLSDRNARSIMRLISKDAKPALRLLLQKLCHFERSILELVIQCRQLEAQMRPSMRVIRKVLSEAQDYRSAKNYAQKFALMLNERDSYYCKFIYKACYEEMFLHYEFLEQISPEDADILQSFKQCDFPLVNLFEHYSEIQVKSFAALLAI; encoded by the exons ATGGCAACCATAAAGGATGTTTTTAGAGCTACTGCTGATAGTGAACCTAATTTAACTGAAAAGTTTATAATTAAAGATAAACATTACTTTCATGATAATTATAAACGTGTTAAAGATGGTTCCCCGACTACTAGTAAAGCTAGACGCTGTAAATCAAAG AGTAATGGCGCTCTCTATGGAgttaaaaagtataaaaatgaTGGTCAAAAACCTGCCAACGAGTGCCTAGGAGACCTTATGAAATCATTTGCTTTATTTTCATTGTTCACTCAATGTCAACATGAAAATGTTCTACAATATGATAAAGAAAAAAGTTATATCGTGATCCCCGAAAGGACACCTCATGATGATACCATAgacttggaggagatgggtattgaTTTTCCGAAATCACGACTTTTGAGCTTTATTG GGACAACGGTCTATCTGGTATTCGATATGAACCTGTTCCCTGAAACTCTTGAAAGCATTCTTCTAAAATGTGTCACTGTGGGCTATCCCCTGCCAGAATCTTGTGTCAGAGAAGTCCTTGAACAAGTCATATCAGCACTGGAACATTTCCAAACTAACAACATTAACATAAGTTTGGATGGCCTTGACTTTCGCAACTTTGTTTGTAATGGAGAAACCAATTTTTTTGAGTTCCCTCATGTATGTTTGGCGCACTTCCAACTAGCCATAGGCGATTCCGAAGATGACACCACAAGCAAAGCACTATTTTTGGGTACTTTACTTACAAAGCTGGAGTTTTTTGCTAAGAATGGCACATTTCTGTCAGACCGTAACGCTCGGTCTATCATGAGATTGATATCTAAAGATGCCAAACCAGCTCTCAGACTACTTTTGCAAAAACTGTGTCATTTTGAGCGTAGCATATTGGAGCTAGTAATACAATGTCGTCAGCTCGAAGCACAGATGCGTCCTAGCATGAGAGTTATTAGAAAGGTTTTGTCTGAAGCTCAAGACTATCGTAGCGCAAAAAATTATGCTCAGAAATTTGCCTTGATGCTTAATGAACGCGATTCTTATTATTGTAAATTCATTTACAAGGCATGTTATGAAGAGATGTTCTTGCATTATGAATTTCTTGAGCAAATTTCACCTGAAGACGCTGATATTTTGCAAAGTTTCAAGCAATGTGATTTTCCTTTAGTAAACTTGTTTGAGCACTATAGTGAAATTCAGGTGAAAAGTTTTGCGGCTTTGTTAGCAATCTGA